The sequence GCAAACCCTAGTAAATACATATCAActcagaaaaaatatagttgtgcatgtttactgtaaccatttcaacgttgttacaagttttttaacaatattattgttacggtaactatttacatgattgtggtaaccatagtatggttaatttacgattcacatgattgtatcaaccatatatatggttacagtaaacaaatatatgtttgtgacaaccattcagcACAGCCGATGATAACTGTCTTAATTATATGaattaatatatttgtatacccttcaccttcgtgagaagggtatatataagtttgtcattacgtttgtaatttctacatttttcatttcttaccctataaagtatatatattctggatccttatagatagcggagtcgattaagccatgtccgtctgtctgttcgtctgtctgttgaaatcaattttctgacctatttttgacctacatatatctggattactaagacattaatatagacaatatggaaatcaaatgatagatatttcaaaatccatagcaacgatgtagataaggctatagtaagttggacctacaatgggtcaaaatcgggataaatatttttttacccgaatttttttttcatcaaaaaattgttttgtcatacattttttttccaaaaaaaaaaaaaaaaaaattaaaaaaaaaaaattttaaaaaaatttggaaaaaactttttttaaaaaaaattaaattttgtttacctaaaaatatttaaaacaaattattttaaagtataatttggtgaagggtatttaagattcggcacagccgaatatagctctcttacttgttttttttttggtttattttattgcatcatatatttttcttatgaaTCAAAATACACATTAATTTTGTTGGTTTACTTTGAAAGAATAATAGAAATTACACACAACACATGTTATTATCGCGTTGATAATAATATGTAAATCTTTTGTGTTTAAATGAGTTACTTTTAACGTgaattttgaaagaaatatgcattttgtatatttgaaaaaaaaagattcaaataacttttatttttctcgtCATTTTGCTGTTTTGCCTCATATTCTTTGTGATGCTGTAACTGCTGCTCAGTTAGATGTTGACTGTCTTTTGGTTTTTGTGAGACTTGCTGTAAATTCTGTTCACCATTTACTAATTCTTGTACCAGTTTTTGTAGTTCCTGCTGCAGATTCACTTTTTTTTCCTGCATCTCTAGTTTAGTGTCATTAATTTGTTGTAGTCGCTCTTGCAGATTTTGCGCTAActccttttgtttttttagttcttGCTGTAAATTTTGACGCTCTTGAATTTCTATTCTTAAGTTCTCATTAAGTTGTACGATGTCTTCTTGTAGTTTTCGTTCATCCGTCTCTGTTACAATCTGGGGGTGTTGGGGTTGCTCGCAAATGTATCCATAAGGAAATGTACAACGTATATCATTGTCTATATCCAAACCACTTAAAACACaattatttatgaaatctgGATTTCCCTGAAACCAATTGGTATATTGAAATGGTTTTCCTGTCGATATCCATACAAAGTGACGGGTATTTGGTACCATTAAACCACCCAACCACAATTTTGAACCGTTTAATATTGGTACTAATGCCTGTTGTTCCGTGTCCGACTCAATTGCAGTCAGTGTCATATTTAGTTTCAGGCATTCAATTAGACTATCGTACCACGAATACTGAAACATTGATAtgcaaaagtaaaatttggcaaTTAATAGATCGGAAATTCTAAAAAACCAACCTTTTCATCGTCTTCTACATAATAATGTTTGTTTTCAGTTGTTGTATAGAATTTTCCAGCGGAAtggattttgtttatttgaagAATTAAAACTAACACAACTATTAAGTGACGAAAAAAGCTTAAGCTCATTTTGAGTTGTTTCTTTTTGAAACGGTCTATTCAACTgaattagtataaatttattttcagttatttatataaaaatttgttgaagTAGGTAGCTAACAATTTATATGGGACAGGAACAGATCAACGAacagaaaataaacttttattattcAGACGTAGTGAACATTTCTGTTACacatatgtacaatgtacataccAATGTATAAcgagtagtccaactctttgacagcagtacctaactctatatatgagttagtgaaaaagtacctaagtctaaatatgtgttagtaacaaaactTTATATGtgtttgtttcgaatttcaacctgataactgataatttgtaagaaatttatgaggattttagtgattttcgggagtggaccttttatgggagctatggtcaaatatggaccgatatttacaaaattctatagtatgatttctaaatataaattacggatctgtgtaaaattttgtgttgatattcatattttttatatatttatgtaggttaatgtgtttttcggaagtggtccttatatgggagctataaccaattgtGGGctgatcttcataaaattgggtacagcgattttggtctatatgggggctatggtcaaatatgggccgaatttggtgttgtgatttttttaagcacgaaacttatttttcctgaaatttgtatgggggctaggagacatcatggaccgattcttataatttttgccagaGTTAGTcgctttaacataaaaataacatgtgtaaaatttaatggtaatatctgcaatatatttgcacaaataataaaaactattttaaaattatcaagttgtctcacattttggttcataatactggttccactgaacagattttgccgattttcaataccaaactgcttaggagaacaataataatggagggtataaaaaacttaaattaatacTTCAAATCTAAGAAAATTGCCCATTTGCccgaatgaaaaaataatatcacagttgctaaataaatttttgtatcacaatttaaaaattaaataagaaaagttaaaatttaaaacttaaattaatgcTTAGAATCGAAAAATTACACATTTGTCCGAATTATAAAGGAATATCACAGTTgctaattacatttttttatcacAGTATATTGCATAATTTTCTAACCCTAATTAAGAATTTCTTTCTATAATTGTAAGTTTCTTTATAAGTAAATAAGTGTGGTATGCATAAAAATGAAACTCTAATTTAGTATCAccctaaaattaattttataaaaatgcctTAATATAGGTATATATGCAAGTAGTATGAAACATTTTTCGATTTAATAGAACAACAAATGCACATGTTGGAAGAGGCCTGCCGCTACGTCATCCAAACACAACTTGTTATATAGTAAATGTTGAGTATTATCAGTTGGTGAGTGATCAAACTTTTCTCTTAATTCCTATTATTTTCACACATACTtgcataattataccctacaccaccatagtggggagggtataatgcgtttgtgcagatgtttgtaacgcccaaaaatattagtctagcacccaccttaaagtataccgatcgacttactgagtcgattaaacgatgtccgtccgtccgtctggctgtccatgtaaaccttgtgcgcagagtacaggtcgcaattttgatgatatttcgataaaatttggtacatattgaaactggcagaaatcggtccattatttcgcctagcccccatacaaatgtcctcccgaaattttactttatcggtcataaatgattaatttatatatgtatatccacaaattttgatccaaatatgttttatatatacggcaTTCatgtcattcattcattttattgtgatcggtccataattattcatagctcccatataagacccgcttccgaaaatcactttaacgagcataaatctcttaaaaatgttgatatacatataaaattcaacacaaatgactttcatataaacataaatgacacgacctaattttatgatgatcagtccataattagtcatagctctcatataaggcccgcttccgaaaatcactttaaccagcataaatctcttacaaatggtggtatacacataaaattcaacacagacAACTTTTAAATAGACATAAATAATacaacctaattttatgatgatcggtccataattagtcatagcccccatataaggcccgcttccgaaaatcactttaacgagcaaaaatctcttaaaaatgttggtatacatatataattcaacacaaataacattcatatagacataaataacgtGAATTAATTAAATGGCGATCGAtccgtaattagtcatagttcccatataaggcctccatccgaaaatcactttaacgagcataaatctcttacaaatgttgggatacacataaaattcaacacagatAACTTTTAGATAGACATAAATAATacaacctaattttatgatgatcggtccataatt comes from Calliphora vicina chromosome 2, idCalVici1.1, whole genome shotgun sequence and encodes:
- the LOC135952659 gene encoding putative mediator of RNA polymerase II transcription subunit 12, giving the protein MTLTAIESDTEQQALVPILNGSKLWLGGLMVPNTRHFVWISTGKPFQYTNWFQGNPDFINNCVLSGLDIDNDIRCTFPYGYICEQPQHPQIVTETDERKLQEDIVQLNENLRIEIQERQNLQQELKKQKELAQNLQERLQQINDTKLEMQEKKVNLQQELQKLVQELVNGEQNLQQVSQKPKDSQHLTEQQLQHHKEYEAKQQNDEKNKSYLNLFFSNIQNAYFFQNSR